A portion of the Candida dubliniensis CD36 chromosome R, complete sequence genome contains these proteins:
- a CDS encoding oligopeptide transporter, putative (Similar to S. cerevisiae OPT2), with the protein MTEKDLAGQPTIQSIGSHLQVQDHEVNLQAIISNPLSIGEVATTLTESQKWFVLKRLHFDALVSLEELPPQASFIFEKIEQMNTKEAVEILQKAIEEHSTDVNIPELDLDLWRELVDNSHKFTKVQLQEKLGNNSSSSVEGEKTADVEQGHEIVDWDLQVRLEAVLVAYWSPYPEVRAVTFPYDDPTIPVETFRVYLIGIVWTAIGAVINQFFTERRPSITLAMSVVQVFLYPSGLLCEWVLPKWKFKIWKLSIDLNPGPYTYKEQMLATIFCGVTGGGTSYVAWNILMQKSPVFYDNKWVDFGYQVLLILSTNFLGVGLAGIMRKFAVYPTKAVWPSILPGLALNKTLMTPARKEIINGWKISSYNFFFITFVASFLYFWIPDYLFQALSTFNWMTWIKPDNQNLAVVTGSVGGLGLNPIATFDWNYFSSMLQPLQVPFFNPVNNIIGMAIAFFCIIGVWYSNYKWTGYLPINDNGLYSNTGEPYSVRSVVDANSLFDQAKYDEIGPPFYTAANLVVYGAFFAIYPFHFVYEIGMNYDQMWDACKSFWRVIKDFKKSTYDGFDDPHSTMMKAYPEVPEWAYLIIVVISLVLAILCVKVYPAETPVWGIFFALGINFVFLIPLTTIYARTGFAFGLNVLVELIVGYAIPGNGLALAFIKALGYNIDGQAQNFVNDLKQGHYAKLPPRAVYRVQLLSIFIASFIQLGILNFQVNGGIKDYCDPKNTQRFTCPNGRTFYSASVLWGVIGPKKVFNGLYPILRWCFLIGFLIAFPCIAIKKWGPRKYVKYFEPSIIIGGFLNYAPYNLSYYIPGLYVSYAFMSYIKRKYEAWWQKYNYILSTGLNAGIAFSSIIIFFAVMYHAKDINWWGNNVMYEGMDGSMTGWLNATVDAPDGYFGPRVGHFP; encoded by the coding sequence ATGACTGAGAAAGATTTGGCAGGACAACCAACTATACAGTCAATTGGGAGTCACTTACAAGTCCAAGATCATGAAGTGAATTTGCAAGCAATAATCTCCAACCCTCTTTCCATTGGTGAAGTCGCTACTACATTAACTGAATCTCAAAAAtggtttgttttgaaaagaTTACATTTTGATGCTTTGGTATCTTTAGAAGAATTACCTCCTCAAGCTagttttatatttgaaaaaattgaacaGATGAATACCAAAGAGGCCGTGGAAATATTACAGAAGGCAATTGAAGAACATTCAACTGATGTCAATATTCCAGAACTTGATTTGGATCTTTGGAGAGAATTGGTTGACAACTCTCACAAGTTTACAAAAGTCCAGTTACAAGAAAAGTTAGGTAACAActcatcttcatcagtaGAAGGTGAAAAGACGGCTGATGTTGAACAAGGtcatgaaattgttgattggGATTTACAAGTACGTTTAGAAGCAGTATTGGTTGCTTATTGGTCTCCATACCCCGAGGTCAGAGCTGTTACTTTCCCATACGATGATCCAACTATTCCCGTTGAAACATTTAGAgtttatttaattggtATTGTATGGACTGCAATTGGGGCGGTTATCAATCAGTTTTTCACCGAGAGAAGACCTAGTATTACCCTTGCTATGTCTGTCGTTCAAGTGTTTCTTTACCCATCAGGATTACTTTGTGAATGGGTTTTACCTAAATGGAAATTTAAGATTTGGAAGTTgagtattgatttgaatccTGGTCCTTATACATACAAAGAGCAAATGTTGGCAACTATATTCTGTGGTGTTACCGGTGGTGGGACCTCCTACGTTGCTTGGAACATTCTTATGCAAAAGTCACCAGTGTTTTATGATAACAAATGGGTTGATTTTGGGTACCaagtattattaattttgtcTACCAACTTTCTTGGTGTTGGTCTTGCTGGTATCATGAGAAAATTTGCTGTGTACCCTACTAAAGCGGTGTGGCCATCTATCTTGCCTGGATTGGCATTGAACAAAACATTGATGACTCCTGctagaaaagaaatcatcAATGGTTGGAAGATATCCAGttacaattttttctttatcacTTTCGTTGCTTCATTTTTGTACTTCTGGATACCTGACTACTTATTCCAAGCTTTGTCAACTTTTAACTGGATGACATGGATCAAACCGGATAACCAAAATCTTGCTGTAGTCACAGGATCAGTTGGTGGGTTGGGATTGAATCCAATAGCTACTTTTGATTGGAATTACTTCAGTTCCATGCTTCAACCACTTCAAGTGCCATTTTTCAACCCtgtcaataatattattggtatGGCTATTGCATTCTTTTGTATCATTGGTGTTTGGTACTCCAACTATAAATGGACAGGATATTTACCAATTAACGATAATGGTCTTTATAGCAATACTGGTGAACCTTATTCAGTTAGACTGGTTGTTGATGCCAATAGTTTATTCGATCAAGCCAAATATGATGAAATAGGTCCACCATTCTATACAGCTGCCAATTTAGTGGTTTATGGTGCGTTCTTTGCCATTTATCCATTCCATTTTGTGTATGAGATTGGTATGAATTATGACCAAATGTGGGATGCTTGCAAATCATTCTGGAGAGTTATAAAAGATTTTAAGAAGTCAACATATGATGGATTTGATGATCCCCACAGTACCATGATGAAAGCATACCCAGAAGTTCCAGAATGGGcttatttaattattgttgttatttcaTTAGTGTTGGCTATTTTGTGTGTCAAAGTATATCCTGCCGAAACTCCAGTGTGGGGTATTTTCTTTGCATTGGGGATCAACTTTGTGTTCTTGATCCCATTAACTACCATCTATGCTAGAACTGGATTTGCTTTTGGATTGAATGTCTTGgttgaattgattgttggTTATGCTATCCCAGGTAATGGGTTAGCATTAGCATTTATAAAGGCATTGGGTTACAACATCGACGGTCAAGCACAGAATTTTgtcaatgatttgaaacaagGTCATTACGCTAAACTTCCTCCAAGAGCAGTCTACAGAGTCCAGCTTTTGTCAATCTTTATTGCCTCATTTATCCAATTAGGTATATTAAATTTCCAAGTCAATGGTGGTATCAAAGATTATTGTGATCCTAAAAACACCCAAAGATTCACCTGTCCAAATGGTAGAACTTTCTATTCAGCATCTGTTTTATGGGGGGTTATTGGACCTAAGAAAGTCTTTAATGGCTTGTATCCAATTTTGAGATGGTGTTTCTTGATTGGGTTCTTAATTGCATTCCCATGTATTGCTATTAAAAAATGGGGTCCAAGAAAATATGTCAAATATTTCGAACCCTCTATTATCATCGGGGGATTCTTAAACTACGCTCCATATAACTTATCATATTACATTCCTGGTCTTTATGTGTCATACGCATTTATGTCatatattaaaagaaaatatgaGGCTTGGTGgcaaaaatataattatatcCTTTCAACTGGTTTGAATGCTGGTATTGccttttcatcaattattatcttttttgCAGTAATGTATCATGCCAAAGACATCAATTGGTGGGGTAATAATGTTATGTATGAAGGTATGGATGGTAGTATGACAGGTTGGTTGAATGCCACTGTTGATGCACCAGATGGATACTTTGGACCAAGAGTTGGTCATTTCCCTTAA
- a CDS encoding protein kinase, putative translates to MEFFTKTLSSFTGGSIPYKLKVKVVDPLAPTTSLDRNSIWTLHDGINPKDNSPVSVFEFNLKDPANQQRIGLARNSFKKLKLIKFPGVISIIDFIENDYSLYIITEPVKPLSIYLEQTGLKGDTLVAGIYSVAQSISFINEAANSLYGGLNYFSSVFVTLAGDWKLMGFELLTNLTSDPDQPIYRLAGYMPISWKEYSNDLDSETIRKDPKKFDSYRFGSFIMTVFNNGVIDTNYSKLPPKMAASVKRLLSQKPNLRSTVTMYLKDLESWHKQNSVIKFTEQVNELKFLQESEKIAFFKHELPEYIKDDSSFPPGLLSYKLLPELINQYKQLSKSPTTDPGRQETLSTILDLTIKFGTKLDTDEFNKTIKPIIIDSFALADRSIRLVLLTHLPDYQHFLTETDIQYKIFNQLITGFQDTNFMIRETTLKSITIIIDKISVKQVNQELLRILAKSQMDPKPSIRVNTVILIIKISSKIYKSSKNNVLITALSKSLRDTFIPCKMTALQGFESLIDEFSLEEICSKILGHLAISLMDRKSSKVRKEAKRIFQLYLDSVESHANSLPEGDDDEDEEEREFFKKFSPANVPSTNTDTDGVASTTNTNNNTASSFGWGMVSKFTSLGGEMNKDFNRSTPDITRATSPTLATGDSVATTKIDDNGWDDFNDEWVNDEPDVVDEPDVIIEPTRKINLGKSTDTTTPKKLSSKPTPRKTTSLKLGSKATKPKQTLQLNLKVDDDGNDDNWGDGW, encoded by the coding sequence ATGGAATTCTTTACTAAGACATTAAGTTCATTCACTGGGGGGTCTATACCatataaattgaaagttAAAGTAGTTGACCCCTTGGCGCCTACCACATCATTGGATCGCAACTCAATTTGGACATTACATGATGGAATTAATCCAAAAGACAACTCACCAGTATCTgtatttgaattcaatttgaaagatCCAGCTAACCAACAACGTATTGGCTTGGCCAGAAATTcattcaagaaattgaaattaattaaattccCTGGAGTAATTtccattattgattttatcGAGAATGATTATTCATTATATATAATCACTGAACCAGTTAAGCCTTTACTGATCTACCTTGAACAGACTGGGCTCAAAGGTGATACATTGGTCGCTGGCATTTATTCAGTTGCTCAAAGTATTTCTTTTATAAACGAAGCGGCTAACTCATTGTATGGTGGGTTAAACTATTTTTCTTCGGTATTTGTTACGTTAGCAGGGGACTGGAAATTGATGGGGTTCGAATTGCTAACCAACTTAACATCTGACCCAGATCAACCGATTTACAGACTAGCAGGATACATGCCTATTTCATGGAAAGAATATTCTAATGATTTGGATTCGGAGACTATTCGCAAAGATCCTAAAAAATTTGACTCATACAGATTTGGTAGTTTCATTATGACTGTGTTTAATAATGGCGTTATTGACACCAATTATAGCAAACTCCCTCCCAAGATGGCAGCATCTGTGAAAAGACTTTTACTgcaaaaaccaaatttaaGAAGTACAGTTACTATGTATTTGAAAGACTTGGAATCATGGCACAAACAAAACTCTGTGATTAAATTTACAGAGCAAGTCAATGAATTAAAGTTCTTACAAGAGTCTGAAAAAATTGCATTCTTTAAACACGAATTACCAGAATATATTAAAGATGATTCTTCATTCCCACCAGGATTATTAAGTTACAAATTGTTGCcagaattaattaatcaatacaagcaattatcaaaatctcCAACCACAGACCCAGGGCGTCAAGAGACACTATCCACTATACTTGATTTGACAATCAAGTTTGGAACCAAATTAGATACTGATGAATTCAACAAAACGATAAAACCAATTATTATAGACAGTTTTGCTCTTGCAGATAGATCAATCAGACTAGTGTTGTTGACACATTTGCCAGATTATCAACACTTTTTAACCGAAACAGATATTCAatacaaaatttttaatcaGTTGATTACTGGGTTTCAAGACACCAACTTTATGATTAGGGAAACAACtctaaaatcaattacaataattattgataaaatatcAGTCAAACAGGTTAATCAGGAGTTATTAAGGATATTAGCCAAATCCCAAATGGATCCAAAACCATCAATCAGAGTGAATACAGTTATATTaatcattaaaatttccctgaaaatttacaaatcTTCGAAAAATAATGTTTTGATTACTGCCCTTTCGAAATCATTGCGTGACACATTTATCCCATGTAAAATGACTGCATTACAAGGTTTTGAGTCTTTAATAGACGAATTCTCGTTAGAAGAAATATGTTCTAAAATTTTAGGTCATTTAGCAATTTCACTTATGGATAGGAAACTGAGTAAAGTCAGAAAAGAGGCAAAGAGAATATTCCAATTGTATTTGGACTCTGTGGAATCACATGCAAATCTGTTACCAGAAggagatgatgatgaagacgAAGAAGAGCGTgagtttttcaaaaaattctcTCCTGCTAATGTTCCTTCCACTAACACAGACACAGATGGTGTtgcttcaacaacaaatacaaataacAACACTGCTTCATCATTTGGCTGGGGAATGGTTAGTAAGTTCACGTCGTTGGGAGGTGAAATGAATAAAGATTTCAATCGTTCAACTCCAGATATAACTAGAGCAACCTCACCTACACTAGCTACTGGTGACAGTGTTGCTACTACTAAGATTGATGACAATGGCTGGGACGACTTCAATGATGAGTGGGTGAATGATGAACCTGATGTGGTTGATGAACCAGATGTCATTATAGAACCAACCAGAAAGATCAATTTGGGAAAGTCTACTGATACAACAACCCCCAAAAAGTTGTCATCAAAACCAACTCCTAGAAAGACTACATCTTTGAAATTGGGTTCCAAAGCAACTAAACCCAAGCAGACTTTGCAGTTGAATTTAAAAGTGGACGATGACGGCAATGACGATAATTGGGGAGATGGCTGGTAA
- a CDS encoding leucine rich repeat protein, putative (possibly Candida-specific): MLSVLCLPDEIVLKIFKHLPPQECIEIITNIQDIHIAKPFVDKLYQRLLSGKLLITNDEPHQQFPSDYQLTLEKFQNKFQDTSVEGLIFQSIRPNYMEFNFTRQHGDYMNFIYNLKQFHELLRDPNCQDYFRKVLQVNMYLDANLVLIENPDNLTAIVIKSVLELSNHPELAGKVRHLTIKAGDIGNMCVPQWSLLLPKFTSLVSLNMSQNLLKSNYGQYLDVWGRQKKFPNGLKLLNLDYNMLTYVSKHFLSCLPDSLEELLMNQNDIVLIEKCDLRLLLPNLRRWELNYTKLNVINPEMIISCKAGFTLELISTYLPQPDIKELQRIAKEKSLHIIV, from the coding sequence ATGTTGCTGGTACTTTGTCTACCTGACGAAATTGTCcttaaaatatttaaacaCCTACCACCACAAGAATGTATTGAGATTATAACCAATATTCAAGACATCCATATAGCTAAGCCGTTTGTGGACAAATTGTATCAGCGACTACTCAGTGGGAAGTTGTTGATAACAAACGACGAACCCCATCAACAGTTCCCATCAGATTATCAACTAACACTAGAAAAGttccaaaacaaatttCAGGATACATCTGTGGAAGGGTTGATATTTCAGCTGATACGTCCAAATTATATGGAATTCAACTTTACTAGACAGCATGGTGATTACATGAATTTTATTTACAACTTGAAACAATTCCACGAGCTATTGAGGGACCCAAATTGTCAGGACTACTTTAGAAAGGTGTTGCAAGTGAACATGTATCTCGATGCCAACTTGGTTTTAATCGAAAATCCAGATAATTTAACAGCCATAGTCATCAAACTGGTATTGGAATTGAGTAACCACCCCGAGCTTGCAGGCAAGGTGAGGCATTTGACTATCAAGGCAGGTGATATAGGAAATATGTGTGTGCCACAGTGGTCTCTTTTGCTTCCAAAATTCACTTCACTTGTTTCCTTGAATATGCTGCAGAATTTGCTAAAAAGTAACTACGGACAATACTTGGACGTTTGGGGTCGACAAAAGAAGTTCCCCAACGGTTTGAAACTTTTAAATCTTGACTACAACATGCTCACATATGTTTCTAAACATTTTCTATCATGTCTCCCAGACTCTTTAGAGGAATTGCTAATGAATCAGAACGACATAGTGctcattgaaaaatgtgATTTGAGATTACTTCTACCGAATCTACGAAGATGGGAACTCAATTATACCAAGCTAAATGTCATAAACCCGGAGATGATAATATCATGCAAAGCAGGATTCACCCTAGAACTAATATCCACTTATTTACCACAACCAGATATCAAAGAATTACAAAGAATAGCCAAGGAAAAGTCTTTACATATTATAGTATAG
- a CDS encoding conserved hypothetical protein (possibly fungus-conserved) encodes MRVSTLVLSTSIIPIATALNISPFHANQKKDILADAASAAGGAAAVVTSGAAGAANTATSAVAGAADAAASGAAGAGKTATSGAAGAADTAASGAAGAGKTATSGAAGAADTAASGAAGAASGVETADVGQETSGAGSLGGGSSSSNSTSPVGGSGASNSTSPSGGSGASNGTSSGSGSGVGAGSGSGSDSGSGSGSGSRGSITGNSIATGASSGPEGLGISSSISQSTTKQLQTSGGSSNSSSSAGMGNVVVGMNAVALAALVLI; translated from the coding sequence ATGAGAGTTTCCACATTAGTTTTATCCACATCTATAATCCCAATTGCTACTGCACTCAACATTTCCCCTTTCCATGCTAACCAGAAGAAAGATATACTTGCTGATGCTGCTTCTGCAGCAGGGGGTGCAGCTGCTGTTGTCACATCTGGTGCTGCTGGTGCCGCAAACACTGCTACTTCCGCTGTCGCCGGCGCTGCTGATGCTGCCGCTTCTGGCGCCGCTGGTGCTGGTAAGACTGCCACTTCTGGTGCCGCTGGTGCTGCTGATACTGCCGCTTCTGGTGCCGCTGGTGCTGGTAAGACTGCCACTTCTGGTGCCGCTGGTGCTGCTGATACTGCCGCTTCTGGTGCTGCTGGCGCTGCTCTGGGTGTAGAAACTGCTGATGTTGGACAAGAAACTTCTGGTGCAGGAAGCTTAGGTGGTGGTCTGAGCTCATCCAATAGTACAAGTCCTGTGGGTGGTTCTGGTGCTTCTAATAGTACAAGTCCCTCCGGTGGCTCTGGAGCATCTAATGGTACAAGTTCAGGGAGTGGTTCCGGTGTTGGTGCTGGTTCTGGATCTGGCTCTGACAGTGGCTCTGGCAGTGGTTCGGGTTCTAGAGGCAGTATTACCGGAAATTCAATTGCTACTGGTGCTAGTTCTGGTCCAGAAGGCTTGGgtatttcttcttccattAGTCAGTCAACTACTAAACAATTGCAGACTTCGGGTGgttcttcaaattcaagTAGCTCAGCTGGTATGGGTAACGTAGTGGTTGGAATGAATGCCGTTGCCTTAGCTGCATTAGTCttgatttaa
- a CDS encoding conserved hypothetical protein (possibly Candida-specific) produces the protein MKYSILTWLVIASYTVLAQDGTTATGYTTTIVIPGSPPGGTATQNGGTENTGTVHTTEHLTTGTEETHTTGTTPETTTIVVPTTTFENTTTHETSAENTTTVHHNTTTIHPNATGTGTETETETRTGTLTGTGTEGPALTTTTVAEAFSLAAGASLGYLVALLFL, from the coding sequence ATGAagtattcaattttaactTGGCTTGTTATAGCATCGTATACAGTATTGGCTCAAGATGGAACAACTGCAACAGGGTATACCACGACTATAGTGATTCCTGGCTCTCCACCAGGTGGCACAGCTACCCAAAACGGAGGTACAGAAAATACAGGGACCGTTCATACAACTGAGCATTTAACAACGGGAACTGAAGAAACCCATACCACTGGTACCACACcagaaacaacaactattGTTGTTCCAACGACCACTTTTGAGAATACAACTACCCATGAAACCTCAGCTGAAAATACAACCACTGTACACCATAATACAACCACTATTCATCCAAATGCAACTGGAACGGGAACGGAAACTGAAACTGAAACAAGAACTGGCACCTTAACAGGTACCGGAACTGAAGGACCAGCActtacaacaacaactgtTGCTGAAGCCTTTTCATTGGCTGCTGGTGCATCTTTGGGATACTTGGTTGCTTTATTGTTCTTATAG